One window of Burkholderia thailandensis E264 genomic DNA carries:
- a CDS encoding PrkA family serine protein kinase: MDIYSSFANRFEKTREEEFSLEEYLALCKNDPSAYAAAGERMLAAIGEPEQIDTRNDPRLSRIFANKVIKVYPAFREFYGMEEVIEQVVAYFRHAAQGLEEKKQILYLLGPVGGGKSSIAERLKQLMERVPFYALKGSPVNESPLGLFDYDEDGPILEEQYGIPRRYLKSILSPWAVKRLHEYNGDIRRFRVVRRFPSILRQIGIAKTEPGDENNQDISSLVGKVDIRKLEQYAQDDADAYSYSGGLCLANQGLLEFVEMFKAPIKVLHPLLTATQEGNFKGTEGFGAIPFDGIILAHSNESEWKAFRNNRNNEALLDRIFVVKVPYCLRVSEEIKIYEKLIRNSSLAEAVCAPGTLKMMAQLSVLTRLHEPENSSLFSKMQVYDGENLKDTDPKAKSYQEYRDYAGVDEGMTGVSTRFAFKILSRVFNFDSTEVAANPVHLMYVLEQQIEREQFPPETEQKYLSFVKDLLASRYAEFIGKEIQTAYLESYSEYGQNIFDRYVTYADFWIQDQEFRDHDTGESFDRAALNAELEKIEKPAGISNPKDFRNEIVNFVLRARAANGGKNPAWVSYEKLRVVIEKKMFSNTEELLPVISFNAKGSAEEQRKHEDFVNRMVAKGYTPKQVRLLCDWYLRVRKSS, encoded by the coding sequence ATGGATATTTACAGCAGCTTCGCGAACCGCTTCGAAAAAACGCGAGAAGAAGAGTTCTCGCTGGAGGAGTATCTCGCGCTCTGCAAGAACGATCCATCGGCGTACGCCGCGGCGGGTGAACGCATGCTGGCGGCCATCGGGGAACCGGAACAGATCGACACGCGCAACGATCCGCGCCTGTCGCGGATTTTCGCGAACAAGGTCATCAAGGTGTACCCTGCGTTCCGCGAGTTCTACGGGATGGAAGAGGTGATCGAGCAGGTGGTCGCCTACTTCCGCCATGCGGCGCAGGGGCTCGAGGAGAAGAAGCAGATTCTCTACCTGCTCGGTCCGGTGGGCGGCGGCAAGTCGTCGATCGCCGAGCGCCTGAAGCAACTGATGGAGCGCGTGCCGTTCTATGCGCTCAAGGGCTCGCCCGTCAACGAGTCGCCGCTCGGCCTGTTCGACTACGACGAAGACGGTCCGATCCTCGAAGAGCAATACGGCATTCCGCGCCGCTACCTGAAGAGCATTCTGAGCCCGTGGGCGGTCAAGCGCCTGCACGAATACAACGGCGACATCCGGCGCTTTCGCGTCGTGCGCCGCTTCCCGTCGATCCTGCGGCAGATCGGCATCGCGAAGACCGAGCCCGGCGACGAGAACAATCAGGACATCTCGTCGCTCGTCGGCAAGGTCGACATCCGCAAGCTCGAGCAATACGCGCAGGACGACGCCGACGCGTACAGCTACTCGGGCGGCTTGTGCCTCGCGAACCAGGGCCTGCTCGAGTTCGTCGAAATGTTCAAGGCGCCGATCAAGGTGCTGCACCCGCTCCTCACCGCGACGCAGGAAGGCAACTTCAAAGGCACGGAAGGCTTCGGCGCGATCCCGTTCGACGGCATCATCCTCGCGCACTCGAACGAGTCCGAATGGAAGGCGTTCCGCAACAACCGCAACAATGAGGCGCTGCTCGACCGGATCTTCGTCGTCAAGGTGCCGTACTGCCTGCGCGTGTCGGAAGAGATCAAGATCTACGAGAAGCTGATTCGCAACTCGTCGCTCGCTGAGGCCGTGTGCGCGCCCGGCACGCTGAAGATGATGGCGCAGCTCTCGGTGCTCACGCGCCTGCACGAGCCGGAGAACTCGAGCCTCTTTTCGAAGATGCAGGTGTATGACGGCGAGAATCTGAAGGACACCGATCCGAAGGCGAAGTCGTATCAGGAGTATCGAGATTACGCGGGCGTCGACGAGGGGATGACGGGCGTGTCCACGCGCTTCGCGTTCAAGATCCTGTCGCGCGTGTTCAATTTCGATTCGACCGAAGTGGCGGCGAACCCGGTGCACCTGATGTACGTGCTCGAACAGCAGATCGAGCGCGAGCAGTTCCCGCCGGAAACCGAGCAGAAGTACTTGTCGTTCGTAAAGGACCTGCTCGCATCGCGCTATGCGGAGTTCATCGGCAAGGAGATCCAGACCGCGTACCTCGAATCGTATTCGGAATACGGTCAGAACATCTTCGATCGCTACGTCACGTACGCGGACTTCTGGATCCAGGATCAGGAATTCCGCGATCACGACACGGGCGAGAGCTTCGATCGCGCGGCGCTCAACGCCGAGCTCGAGAAGATCGAGAAGCCGGCGGGCATCAGCAATCCGAAGGATTTCCGCAACGAGATCGTGAATTTCGTGTTGCGCGCGCGGGCGGCCAACGGTGGAAAGAACCCGGCATGGGTCAGCTATGAGAAGCTGCGCGTCGTGATCGAAAAGAAGATGTTCTCGAACACGGAGGAATTGTTGCCGGTCATTTCGTTCAACGCGAAGGGCTCGGCGGAGGAACAGCGCAAGCACGAAGACTTTGTGAACCGGATGGTCGCGAAGGGCTATACGCCCAAGCAGG
- a CDS encoding methyl-accepting chemotaxis protein encodes MLLKNLSIRTRLAVTMTLLSVLLCVVGALGLFGMSRANDANEQTSSNQLPSTIDVASAELFAARERLVLDRAALLAGTPDAAPTIERARHMRGVSDSWWKKYLDLPRNGQEDRLAQDVAAKRQVLQRELDGFVELINANDRDRIIESAKRMQNVFNDFALASEALRAFQLKQASVNFSDAQSVYGASRIASIAALVLGLAISLYCFLSLRAAIARPLADALGHFDAIAAGELRRPIVVARRDEMGLLLEGLAKMQASLADTVRSVRVGSESIATAARQIAAGNIDLSSRTEQQAAALEETASSMEELTGTVQRNADNARQASALAASASEIANKGNAVVGQVVGTMGDINQSSAKIADIITIIEGIAFQTNILALNAAVEAARAGEEGRGFAVVAGEVRSLAQRSSTAAKEIKELIDTSVERVRTGSSLVDDAGRTMSEVIGAVQRVTDIMGEIAAASDEQSTGIDQVSRAVSQMDEVTQQNAALVEEAAAAAQSLDEQAARLRETVSVFRVDDGDAREVAPRAPARPAAGVAHRAGRDAAPTQAAAPCGAAAAVAKGKAPARPARCESAVKAESAASAPAPAAAPAAKPKPAPAAPRAVPAAAASAASDDDWETF; translated from the coding sequence ATGCTGCTGAAGAACCTCTCGATCAGGACACGCCTCGCCGTCACGATGACGCTCCTTTCCGTTCTGCTGTGCGTCGTCGGCGCACTGGGCCTCTTCGGCATGAGCCGGGCCAACGATGCGAACGAGCAAACGTCGTCGAACCAGTTGCCGAGCACGATCGACGTCGCGAGCGCCGAGCTGTTCGCCGCGCGCGAGCGCCTCGTGCTCGACCGCGCGGCGCTTCTCGCGGGCACGCCGGACGCCGCGCCGACGATCGAGCGCGCGCGCCACATGCGCGGGGTCTCCGATTCGTGGTGGAAAAAGTACCTCGACTTGCCGCGCAACGGGCAGGAGGATCGCCTCGCGCAGGACGTCGCGGCGAAACGGCAGGTCCTGCAGCGCGAGCTCGACGGATTCGTCGAGCTCATCAACGCGAACGATCGCGACAGGATCATCGAATCCGCGAAGCGGATGCAGAACGTGTTCAACGATTTCGCGCTCGCGAGCGAGGCGCTGCGCGCGTTTCAGCTCAAGCAGGCGAGCGTCAATTTCAGCGATGCGCAAAGCGTATATGGGGCGAGCCGAATCGCCAGCATCGCGGCGCTCGTGCTTGGCCTCGCGATCTCGCTCTATTGCTTCCTGAGCCTGCGCGCGGCGATCGCGCGGCCGCTCGCCGACGCGCTCGGCCACTTCGACGCGATCGCCGCGGGCGAATTGCGCCGGCCGATCGTCGTCGCGCGGCGCGACGAGATGGGGCTGCTGCTCGAAGGGCTCGCGAAGATGCAGGCGAGCCTTGCGGACACCGTGCGCTCGGTGCGCGTCGGCAGCGAATCGATCGCGACGGCGGCCAGGCAGATCGCGGCGGGCAACATCGACCTGTCCTCGCGCACCGAACAGCAGGCGGCGGCGCTCGAGGAGACGGCCTCGAGCATGGAGGAACTGACGGGCACGGTGCAGCGCAACGCGGACAACGCGCGCCAGGCGAGCGCGCTGGCCGCGAGCGCATCGGAGATCGCGAACAAGGGCAATGCCGTGGTCGGCCAGGTGGTCGGCACGATGGGCGACATCAACCAGAGCTCCGCGAAGATCGCCGACATCATCACGATCATCGAGGGAATCGCGTTCCAGACCAACATTCTCGCGCTGAACGCGGCCGTCGAGGCGGCGCGCGCGGGCGAGGAAGGGCGCGGCTTCGCGGTCGTCGCGGGCGAGGTGCGCAGCCTCGCGCAGCGTTCGTCGACGGCCGCCAAGGAGATCAAGGAACTGATCGATACGTCGGTCGAGCGCGTGCGCACGGGCTCGTCGCTCGTCGACGACGCGGGGCGCACGATGAGCGAGGTGATCGGCGCGGTGCAACGCGTGACCGACATCATGGGCGAGATCGCGGCGGCGTCTGACGAACAGAGCACCGGCATCGACCAGGTATCGCGCGCCGTGTCGCAGATGGACGAAGTCACGCAGCAGAACGCGGCGCTCGTCGAGGAGGCCGCGGCGGCCGCGCAATCGCTCGACGAGCAGGCCGCGCGGCTGCGCGAGACCGTTTCGGTATTCCGCGTCGATGACGGTGACGCGCGCGAGGTCGCGCCGCGTGCGCCAGCGCGGCCTGCGGCCGGCGTCGCGCACCGGGCGGGGCGCGACGCCGCGCCGACGCAGGCCGCTGCGCCTTGCGGCGCGGCGGCCGCCGTCGCAAAGGGCAAGGCGCCTGCGAGGCCCGCGCGTTGCGAATCGGCCGTGAAGGCTGAATCGGCCGCATCTGCGCCGGCGCCCGCCGCCGCCCCGGCAGCCAAGCCCAAGCCGGCGCCTGCGGCGCCGCGCGCGGTGCCGGCTGCTGCGGCGTCCGCCGCAAGCGACGACGATTGGGAGACCTTCTGA
- the rbsK gene encoding ribokinase — protein sequence MTAAVERAAGRAAPVRTGKVMVVGSLNMDLVVRSPRLPQPGETLAGRSFAQAAGGKGGNQAVAAARLGAQVAMLGRVGSDAHGAALRAGLVAEGIDCGALSVSTTATTGVALIVVDDASQNAIVIVAGSNGEVTPEAIAEHDAAIAAADVLICQLETPGDAVRAALAAGRRLGKTVVLNPAPAVGPLPADWLPLVDYLIPNEIEAAALTGSPVRDPASAEAAARALAAAGARNVIVTLGGQGAVALTADGVARHYPAPRVTPVDTTAAGDTFIGGFAARLAAGDTPHDAIRFAQRAAALSVTRAGAQPSIPTLAELDAFAPDPA from the coding sequence ATGACGGCCGCCGTCGAACGCGCCGCCGGGCGGGCCGCGCCCGTGCGCACCGGCAAGGTGATGGTGGTCGGCAGCCTGAACATGGACCTCGTCGTGCGCTCGCCGCGGCTGCCGCAGCCGGGCGAGACGCTCGCCGGGCGCTCGTTCGCGCAGGCGGCGGGCGGCAAGGGCGGCAATCAGGCGGTCGCGGCCGCGCGGCTCGGCGCGCAGGTCGCGATGCTCGGGCGCGTCGGCTCGGATGCGCACGGCGCCGCGCTGCGCGCGGGGCTCGTCGCCGAGGGGATCGACTGCGGCGCGCTGTCGGTGAGCACGACGGCGACGACGGGCGTCGCGCTCATCGTCGTCGACGACGCGAGCCAGAACGCGATCGTGATCGTCGCGGGCAGCAACGGCGAGGTGACGCCCGAAGCGATCGCCGAGCACGACGCGGCGATCGCCGCGGCCGACGTGCTGATCTGCCAACTCGAAACGCCCGGCGACGCGGTCCGCGCGGCGCTCGCGGCCGGCCGCCGTCTCGGCAAGACGGTCGTGCTGAATCCGGCGCCCGCCGTCGGGCCGCTGCCTGCCGACTGGCTGCCGCTCGTCGACTATCTGATCCCGAATGAAATCGAGGCCGCCGCGCTGACCGGCTCGCCGGTGCGCGATCCGGCGAGCGCCGAGGCCGCCGCGCGCGCGCTCGCGGCGGCGGGCGCGCGCAACGTGATCGTCACGCTGGGCGGCCAGGGCGCGGTCGCGCTGACGGCGGACGGCGTCGCGCGCCATTACCCGGCGCCGCGCGTCACGCCCGTGGACACGACGGCCGCCGGCGACACGTTCATCGGCGGCTTCGCCGCACGGCTCGCCGCGGGCGACACGCCGCACGACGCGATCCGGTTCGCGCAGCGCGCGGCCGCGCTGTCGGTCACGCGCGCGGGCGCGCAGCCGTCGATTCCGACGCTCGCCGAGCTCGACGCGTTCGCGCCGGACCCGGCGTGA
- a CDS encoding LacI family DNA-binding transcriptional regulator has product MATIKDVAAIAGVSFTTVSHVVNNSRPVSADVRAKVERAIRELNYVPSAVARSLKARSTATIGLVVPNSTNPYFAELARGIEDQCALSGYCVFLCNSDDDPEKQRNYLRVLQEKRIDGLIIASAGDDAVLAQTLADTREPLVVVDRNIEGLAADLVQIDHERGAYLATRHLLELGHAKIGCITGAVSTAVSAMRVHGFIRAMAERGIDIVPGAIAESDFSCMGGYHAAVRLFDSVRPSAIFAGNDLMGLGALRAAAERGIRVPADCSIIGFDDIELSRYTYPALSTVGQSVRALGEMAAQTLIERIGGGASGAPQRRRVVSPRLVLRESTTVYVEPADAGYRG; this is encoded by the coding sequence ATGGCGACGATCAAGGATGTGGCGGCCATCGCCGGCGTATCGTTCACGACGGTATCGCACGTGGTCAACAACTCGCGGCCCGTGTCGGCTGACGTGCGTGCCAAGGTGGAGCGGGCGATCCGCGAGCTCAACTACGTGCCGTCGGCCGTCGCGCGCTCGCTGAAGGCGCGCTCGACGGCCACCATCGGCCTCGTGGTGCCGAACAGCACGAACCCGTACTTCGCCGAGCTCGCGCGCGGCATCGAAGACCAGTGCGCGCTGTCCGGCTACTGCGTGTTCCTGTGCAACTCGGACGACGATCCCGAGAAGCAGCGCAACTACCTGCGCGTGCTGCAGGAAAAGCGCATCGACGGGCTCATCATCGCGTCCGCGGGCGACGACGCGGTGCTCGCGCAGACGCTCGCCGACACGCGCGAGCCGCTCGTCGTGGTCGACCGGAACATCGAGGGGCTCGCGGCCGATCTCGTGCAGATCGACCATGAGCGCGGCGCGTATCTGGCCACGCGCCATCTGCTCGAACTCGGCCACGCGAAGATCGGCTGCATCACGGGCGCGGTGTCGACCGCCGTGAGCGCGATGCGCGTGCACGGCTTCATTCGCGCGATGGCCGAGCGCGGGATCGACATCGTGCCGGGCGCGATCGCCGAAAGCGACTTCTCGTGCATGGGCGGCTATCACGCGGCCGTGCGCCTGTTCGATAGCGTGCGCCCGAGCGCGATCTTCGCCGGCAACGATCTGATGGGGCTCGGCGCGCTGCGCGCGGCCGCCGAGCGCGGCATCCGCGTGCCCGCCGACTGCTCGATCATCGGCTTCGACGACATCGAGCTGTCGCGCTACACGTATCCGGCGCTGTCGACGGTCGGCCAATCGGTGCGCGCGCTGGGCGAGATGGCCGCGCAGACGCTGATCGAGCGGATCGGCGGCGGTGCGTCGGGCGCGCCGCAGCGGCGGCGCGTCGTGTCGCCGCGCCTCGTGCTGCGCGAATCGACGACCGTCTATGTGGAGCCGGCCGACGCCGGATATCGCGGATGA
- a CDS encoding ABC transporter permease gives MNDRSIDRNADAPSGQPGAVAAKPAGVRLGLSNYVGLALALIALIALFSTLSSHFLTYDTFSTIANQIPDLVVLSVGMTFVLIIAGIDLSVGSVLALAASVVSVAALRWQWPPLAAALIGVAAAAATGTLTGAVTVGWRIPSFIVSLGVLEAARGVAYQLTNSRTAYIGDAFDFLSNPIALGISPAFLIAVAVMIVAQFVLARTVFGRYLVGIGTNEEAVRLAGVNPRPYKIIVFALMGALGGLAALFQISRLEAADPNAGAGLELQVIAAVVIGGTSLMGGRGSVVSTFFGVLIISVLAAGLAQIGANEPTKRIITGAVIVVAVVLDTYRSRRARG, from the coding sequence ATGAACGACCGATCCATCGACCGAAACGCCGATGCCCCGTCCGGGCAGCCGGGGGCCGTCGCGGCGAAGCCGGCTGGCGTGCGGCTCGGCCTGTCGAACTACGTCGGGCTCGCGCTCGCGCTGATCGCGCTGATCGCGCTTTTCTCGACGCTCAGCTCGCATTTCCTCACGTACGACACGTTCAGCACGATCGCGAACCAGATTCCGGACCTCGTGGTGCTGTCGGTCGGCATGACCTTCGTGCTCATCATCGCGGGGATCGACCTGTCGGTCGGCTCGGTGCTCGCGCTCGCGGCGTCGGTCGTGAGCGTCGCCGCGCTGCGCTGGCAGTGGCCGCCGCTCGCCGCCGCGCTCATCGGCGTCGCGGCCGCCGCCGCGACGGGCACGCTCACGGGCGCGGTGACGGTCGGCTGGCGGATTCCGTCGTTCATCGTGTCGCTCGGCGTGCTCGAGGCGGCGCGCGGCGTCGCGTATCAATTGACGAATTCGCGCACCGCCTACATCGGCGATGCGTTCGACTTCCTGTCGAACCCGATCGCGCTCGGCATCTCGCCCGCGTTCCTGATCGCGGTGGCGGTGATGATCGTCGCGCAGTTCGTGCTCGCGCGCACCGTGTTCGGCCGCTACCTCGTCGGCATCGGCACGAACGAGGAAGCGGTGCGACTGGCCGGGGTTAACCCGCGGCCGTATAAAATCATCGTTTTCGCGCTGATGGGCGCGCTCGGCGGGCTCGCCGCGCTGTTCCAGATCTCCCGGCTCGAAGCCGCCGATCCGAACGCGGGCGCGGGCCTCGAGCTGCAGGTGATCGCGGCCGTCGTGATCGGCGGCACGAGCTTGATGGGCGGTCGCGGCTCGGTCGTCAGCACGTTCTTCGGCGTGTTGATCATCTCGGTGCTCGCGGCGGGGCTCGCGCAGATCGGCGCGAACGAACCGACCAAGCGCATCATCACCGGCGCCGTGATCGTCGTGGCCGTCGTGCTCGACACGTATCGCAGCCGGCGCGCGCGGGGATAG
- a CDS encoding sugar ABC transporter ATP-binding protein, protein MDSTDPDSTPGTSTMPAAPTLVVTGIGKTYAEPVLADVSLTLYPGEALALTGENGAGKSTLSKIVAGLVAPTTGAMRLAGAEYAPQSRAHAEALGVRMVMQELNLVPTLTVAENLFLDRLPHRFGVIDRRRLAADARTAMARVGLDSLDPDTPVGALGIGHQQMVEIARSLAGDCRVLILDEPTAMLTAREVELLFDQIARLKADGVALVYISHRLEELARVAQRVAVLRDGRLVHVDRIDAQPIDRLVALMAGREIAEQAVHGTRTPGAPRLKVERLSRGGAVRDVSFDVRSGEIFGVSGLIGAGRTELLRLVYGADMADGGTVSVGDPPRPAAIRSPADAVRHGIALVSEDRKGEGLLLSQSIAANLSLGQLARVARGGVVDGERENALAARQIDALRIRARGPAQPVSELSGGNQQKVAIGRWLGRDMGVLLFDEPTRGIDVGAKFDIYALLDALAREGRAIVVVSSDLRELMLICDRIGVMSAGRMHAVFERGAWTQDALLAAAFAGYARRDAALHPPGGARTAA, encoded by the coding sequence ATGGATTCGACCGACCCAGATTCGACGCCCGGTACGTCGACCATGCCGGCTGCGCCGACGCTCGTCGTGACGGGCATCGGCAAGACCTACGCCGAGCCCGTGCTCGCCGACGTGTCGCTCACGCTCTATCCGGGCGAGGCGCTCGCGCTGACGGGCGAGAACGGCGCGGGCAAGAGCACGCTGTCGAAGATCGTCGCCGGGCTCGTCGCGCCGACGACGGGCGCGATGCGGCTGGCGGGCGCGGAGTATGCGCCGCAAAGCCGCGCGCACGCGGAGGCGCTCGGCGTGCGGATGGTGATGCAGGAGCTCAACCTCGTGCCGACGCTCACCGTCGCCGAGAACCTGTTTCTCGACCGCCTGCCGCACCGGTTCGGCGTGATCGACCGCAGGCGGCTCGCGGCCGACGCGCGCACGGCGATGGCGCGCGTCGGGCTCGATTCGCTCGATCCCGACACGCCCGTCGGCGCGCTCGGAATCGGCCATCAGCAGATGGTCGAGATCGCGCGCAGCCTCGCGGGCGACTGCCGCGTGCTGATCCTCGACGAGCCGACCGCGATGCTGACCGCGCGCGAGGTCGAGCTGCTGTTCGACCAGATCGCGCGGCTGAAGGCCGACGGCGTCGCGCTCGTCTACATCTCGCACCGGCTCGAGGAGCTCGCGCGGGTCGCGCAGCGGGTGGCGGTGTTGCGCGACGGCCGGCTCGTGCACGTCGACCGGATCGACGCGCAGCCGATCGATCGGCTCGTCGCGCTGATGGCCGGGCGCGAGATCGCCGAGCAGGCGGTGCACGGCACGCGCACGCCGGGCGCGCCTCGCCTGAAGGTGGAGCGGCTCTCGCGCGGCGGCGCGGTGCGCGACGTGTCGTTCGACGTGCGCTCGGGCGAGATCTTCGGCGTTTCCGGGCTGATCGGCGCGGGGCGCACCGAGTTGCTGCGGCTCGTCTACGGCGCGGACATGGCGGACGGCGGCACCGTGTCGGTCGGCGATCCGCCGCGGCCCGCGGCGATCCGCTCGCCCGCCGACGCGGTGCGCCACGGCATCGCGCTCGTCAGCGAAGACCGCAAGGGCGAGGGGCTGCTGCTGTCGCAGTCGATCGCGGCGAACCTGTCGCTCGGGCAGCTTGCGCGCGTCGCGCGCGGCGGGGTCGTCGACGGCGAGCGGGAAAACGCGCTCGCCGCCCGGCAGATCGACGCGCTGCGCATCCGCGCGCGCGGCCCCGCGCAGCCGGTGTCGGAGCTGTCGGGCGGCAATCAGCAGAAGGTCGCGATCGGCCGCTGGCTCGGCCGCGACATGGGCGTGCTGCTGTTCGACGAGCCGACCCGCGGGATCGATGTCGGCGCGAAGTTCGACATCTATGCGCTGCTCGACGCGCTCGCGCGCGAGGGCCGCGCGATCGTCGTCGTGTCGAGCGACCTGCGCGAGCTGATGCTGATCTGCGACCGGATCGGCGTGATGTCGGCGGGGCGGATGCATGCCGTGTTCGAGCGCGGCGCGTGGACGCAGGACGCGCTCCTCGCCGCCGCGTTCGCCGGCTACGCGCGCCGCGATGCGGCGTTGCACCCGCCCGGCGGCGCGCGAACCGCCGCGTAG
- a CDS encoding sugar ABC transporter substrate-binding protein — protein sequence MDVSLRRRVLAAAAVCVAVAAAGPFSIARAETAHKPKVALVMKSLANEFFLTMENGAKEYQKHNASQFDLVTNGIKDETDTASQIRIVEQMIVSKVDAIVLAPADSKALVPVVKKAVDAGIIVVNIDNRLDPDVLKSKNLNVPFVGPDNRKGARMVGDYLAKRLKAGDQVGIVEGVPTTTNAQQRTAGFQDAMKAVGAKVVSVQSGEWEIDKGNAVASAMLNEYPNLKALLCGNDNMAIGAVSAVRAAGRQGKVYVVGYDNINAIKPMLKDGRVLATADQYAAKQAVFGIDTALKALAEHRKQADMTGVVATPVDLVTKP from the coding sequence ATGGATGTCAGCCTCCGCCGCCGCGTGCTAGCCGCCGCGGCCGTTTGCGTCGCCGTCGCCGCCGCCGGACCGTTCTCGATCGCGCGCGCCGAGACCGCGCACAAGCCGAAGGTCGCCCTCGTGATGAAGTCGCTCGCCAACGAGTTCTTCCTCACGATGGAGAACGGCGCGAAGGAATACCAGAAACACAACGCGAGCCAGTTCGATCTCGTCACGAACGGCATCAAGGACGAAACGGACACCGCGAGCCAGATCCGCATCGTCGAGCAGATGATCGTGTCGAAGGTCGACGCGATCGTGCTCGCGCCCGCGGATTCGAAGGCGCTCGTGCCCGTCGTCAAGAAAGCCGTCGACGCGGGGATCATCGTCGTCAACATCGACAATCGGCTCGATCCGGACGTGCTCAAGTCGAAGAACCTGAACGTGCCGTTCGTCGGCCCGGACAACCGCAAGGGCGCGCGGATGGTCGGCGACTATCTCGCGAAGCGGCTGAAGGCGGGCGATCAGGTCGGCATCGTCGAGGGCGTGCCGACGACCACCAACGCGCAGCAGCGCACCGCAGGCTTTCAGGACGCGATGAAGGCGGTGGGCGCGAAGGTCGTGTCGGTCCAGTCGGGCGAATGGGAGATCGACAAGGGCAACGCGGTCGCCTCCGCGATGCTCAATGAATACCCGAACCTGAAGGCGCTCCTCTGCGGCAACGACAACATGGCGATCGGCGCCGTGTCCGCGGTGCGCGCGGCGGGCCGTCAGGGCAAGGTGTACGTCGTCGGCTACGACAACATCAACGCGATCAAGCCGATGCTCAAGGACGGCCGCGTGCTCGCGACGGCCGACCAGTACGCGGCGAAGCAGGCCGTGTTCGGCATCGACACGGCGCTCAAGGCGCTCGCCGAGCATCGCAAGCAGGCCGACATGACGGGGGTCGTCGCGACGCCTGTCGATCTCGTGACGAAGCCGTAA
- a CDS encoding CysB family HTH-type transcriptional regulator, giving the protein MNFQQLRFVREAVRQNMNLTEVANVLYTSQSGVSKQIKDLEDELGVDIFIRRGKRLTGLTEPGKAVHQLIERMLLDAENLRRVARQFADQDSGHLVVATTHTQARYALPKVIRQFTEVYPKVHLALRQGSPQQIAQMILNGEADLGISTEALDRYPDIVTFPCYSWHHVVVVPKGHPLVGRESVTLDDIAEYPIITYDQDFTGRSHIDQAFADAGAVPDVVLTAIDADVIKTYVELGMGIGVVAAMAYDAQRDTGLVALDTQHLFEASTTRVGLRRGAFLRAYAYRLIEMFAPHLSEGEIAGQLREAA; this is encoded by the coding sequence ATGAATTTCCAACAGTTGCGCTTCGTGCGCGAAGCGGTGCGGCAGAACATGAACCTGACGGAAGTCGCGAACGTGCTGTACACGTCGCAGTCGGGCGTGTCGAAGCAGATCAAGGATCTGGAGGACGAACTCGGCGTCGACATCTTCATTCGCCGGGGCAAGCGCCTCACGGGGCTGACCGAGCCCGGCAAGGCGGTCCATCAACTGATCGAGCGGATGCTGCTCGACGCGGAGAACCTGCGCCGCGTCGCGCGCCAGTTCGCGGACCAGGACAGCGGCCACCTCGTCGTCGCGACGACGCACACGCAGGCGCGCTACGCGCTGCCGAAGGTGATCCGCCAGTTCACGGAGGTCTATCCGAAGGTGCATCTCGCGCTGCGCCAGGGCAGCCCGCAGCAGATCGCGCAGATGATCCTGAACGGCGAGGCGGATCTCGGCATCTCGACCGAGGCGCTCGACCGCTATCCGGACATCGTCACGTTTCCGTGCTATTCGTGGCATCACGTCGTCGTCGTGCCGAAGGGGCATCCGCTCGTCGGCCGCGAGAGCGTGACGCTCGACGACATCGCCGAATATCCGATCATCACGTACGACCAGGACTTCACCGGCCGCTCGCACATCGACCAGGCGTTCGCGGATGCGGGCGCGGTGCCGGACGTCGTGCTCACGGCGATCGACGCGGACGTGATCAAGACCTACGTCGAGCTCGGGATGGGGATCGGCGTCGTCGCCGCGATGGCGTATGACGCGCAGCGGGACACGGGGCTCGTCGCGCTCGACACGCAGCATCTGTTCGAGGCGAGCACGACGCGCGTCGGCCTGCGTCGCGGCGCGTTCCTGCGCGCGTATGCGTACCGGCTGATCGAGATGTTCGCGCCGCATCTGTCCGAAGGCGAGATCGCCGGGCAATTGCGGGAAGCGGCCTGA